A window of Rubricoccus marinus contains these coding sequences:
- a CDS encoding DUF4175 family protein — MPTLPPTPDVRQRLRTARLRWTASEVIRGVLLVGAGVGLAFLVGVGAEGALWMGVGLRTALFWLLAALALGLVGAFVLPPVLRGLGLLPGMDDSTVAHRADRFREGAGDRLLALRDLQASGARGESPLQAAAVAALGREVEDVPVEHAEDRRGLWRSARWALAPALGFVLALLLIPGPFEAAAERLLSPGEAFYPPASFSLSLQPGDVEIVRGESVEITARPAGKDWPLDATLEVRREGETVTDDTRLLLGDDGLWRHTVEDVRQSAQYRVRALGVVTDWASIRVVARPLVRGLNVVLLPPGYSGRPARALPEGVGDVSGLAGSTVRLTVGLAGERAARGEVRIRWDDSTASRVPLAIGAEGATARFPLRRGGHYSLHLETASGVANTNPARYSLGVLGDGAPQITLVDGASGALDARGRRLEFRVSDDFGFSGGSLIWRVIRGDARGPLRRAALPVRTRPLGQDVGVTFRPTNVGPGDVVEFFGEVVDNGPRRQRARTPVVTLRFPSLAQRIDELEAQRDSTRDDLQELRDNAKEASERFERFRDDLRRNPNPDWEDQRQIEELRRQQEDLGRQSDALQQRMEKLQRDMQDSGLADPETMRKLEQMRQVMQELDSPELRDALKRLQEAMEKLDMREMMEQAEQAEFNEEEFRQRLDRAMELLERFETAVDLKEAAQLAEDLAEREAEIQAKTEALENASKERRDGTQAESPEASGDMPKENTAAEREQVAQEQERAAESAEALEKQMEELRERMEEMRGQQGEQPMQDAQQEMQKNGGLPEQMQENAEKVRQNQTQEAQQQQQEMRRQLRKMAQKMRESSSQMQGQQQQIDTARLRAALEDVLTLSAEQERLAGETAATPGRSPALRPLARRQAELRTGLQHVADSLQSIGRTVPQLGSKIRSTTTSALREMGGAVEEFAEQRSGPAAARQRTAMTSLNELAVMLADVLSQLQNQQQQGGGQGQGTPQQMQQMGQQQQQLNQQIQQMLNQSAGERLSRDDQQRMRQLAEQQEAIRRQLKQMLEGASGGGGNEDGGPGGLSEQAKSQLRRIEEQMGEAAEQLRRGNPDPSTLPRQQNILQKLLEAERSANEQGREEKREAETARTTPPPASGGTPPRDRPEDRVRRDLIRALESGFSPDYQDLIKSYFGRIQGRASN; from the coding sequence ATGCCCACGCTTCCTCCCACACCCGACGTTCGCCAGAGGCTCCGCACCGCGCGTCTGCGCTGGACCGCGTCCGAAGTCATCCGGGGCGTCTTGCTCGTCGGCGCGGGTGTCGGCCTCGCGTTTCTCGTGGGTGTAGGCGCCGAGGGTGCGCTCTGGATGGGCGTGGGCCTGCGGACGGCGCTGTTCTGGCTCCTGGCGGCGCTCGCGCTCGGGCTCGTGGGCGCGTTCGTTCTGCCGCCGGTCTTGCGCGGGCTGGGCCTCCTCCCGGGCATGGACGACTCCACCGTCGCGCACCGCGCCGACCGCTTCCGCGAAGGCGCCGGCGACCGACTCCTCGCGCTGCGGGACTTGCAGGCCTCTGGCGCCAGAGGCGAGTCCCCGCTTCAGGCCGCGGCCGTGGCGGCGTTGGGTCGCGAGGTCGAAGACGTGCCTGTCGAGCACGCCGAGGACCGCCGCGGCCTCTGGCGCTCAGCGCGATGGGCACTGGCGCCGGCCCTCGGGTTCGTGCTCGCACTCCTCCTGATTCCCGGCCCGTTCGAGGCGGCGGCGGAGCGTCTGTTGTCTCCAGGCGAAGCGTTCTACCCGCCCGCGTCGTTCTCCTTAAGCCTCCAGCCCGGCGATGTCGAGATCGTGCGCGGCGAGAGCGTCGAGATCACCGCGCGTCCCGCAGGCAAAGACTGGCCGCTGGACGCCACGCTCGAAGTCCGCCGCGAGGGCGAGACCGTCACCGACGACACGCGGCTTCTGCTGGGCGACGACGGCCTCTGGCGCCACACGGTCGAGGACGTGCGGCAGAGCGCCCAATACCGCGTCCGCGCGCTAGGCGTCGTCACGGACTGGGCCTCGATCCGCGTTGTAGCACGCCCGCTCGTCCGGGGCCTCAACGTTGTGCTCCTCCCACCTGGCTACAGCGGGCGCCCGGCGCGCGCGCTTCCCGAGGGCGTCGGCGATGTCTCCGGCCTCGCGGGCTCAACGGTTCGTCTGACCGTCGGCCTCGCGGGGGAACGGGCTGCCAGAGGCGAGGTCCGCATCCGCTGGGACGACAGCACCGCCTCGCGCGTGCCCCTGGCGATCGGCGCCGAGGGGGCCACGGCGCGCTTCCCGCTCCGCCGCGGCGGCCACTACTCGCTGCACCTGGAGACCGCCTCTGGCGTCGCCAACACGAACCCCGCGCGGTACTCGCTCGGCGTGCTCGGAGACGGCGCGCCGCAGATCACGCTCGTGGACGGCGCCAGCGGCGCGCTCGACGCCAGAGGCCGGCGCCTGGAGTTCCGCGTCTCCGACGACTTCGGCTTTTCCGGCGGCTCGCTTATCTGGCGCGTGATCCGCGGCGACGCCAGAGGCCCGCTGCGCCGCGCTGCGCTGCCGGTCCGAACGCGCCCGCTCGGTCAGGACGTGGGCGTCACGTTCCGCCCTACGAACGTGGGTCCGGGCGACGTGGTGGAGTTCTTCGGCGAAGTCGTGGACAACGGGCCAAGGCGGCAGCGCGCCCGAACGCCGGTCGTCACGCTGCGCTTCCCATCGCTCGCCCAGCGCATCGACGAACTGGAGGCGCAGCGCGATTCGACGCGTGACGACCTCCAAGAACTGCGCGACAACGCCAAGGAAGCGTCCGAGCGCTTTGAGCGCTTCCGCGACGACCTCCGCCGCAACCCGAACCCGGACTGGGAGGACCAGCGCCAGATCGAAGAACTCCGGCGCCAGCAGGAGGACCTCGGCAGACAATCAGACGCACTCCAGCAACGCATGGAGAAGCTCCAGCGGGACATGCAGGACAGCGGCCTTGCGGATCCCGAGACCATGCGCAAGCTGGAGCAGATGCGCCAGGTCATGCAAGAGCTTGACTCACCCGAACTCCGCGACGCGCTTAAGCGCTTGCAGGAGGCCATGGAGAAGCTCGACATGCGCGAGATGATGGAGCAGGCCGAGCAGGCCGAGTTCAACGAGGAGGAGTTCCGCCAGAGGCTGGACCGCGCGATGGAGCTGCTAGAGCGCTTCGAAACCGCCGTGGACCTCAAAGAGGCCGCCCAGCTCGCCGAAGACCTCGCCGAGCGCGAGGCCGAGATCCAGGCCAAGACCGAGGCGCTCGAAAACGCCTCCAAAGAACGCCGGGACGGCACCCAGGCCGAGTCGCCAGAGGCCTCTGGCGACATGCCGAAGGAGAACACCGCCGCCGAGCGCGAACAGGTGGCGCAGGAGCAAGAGCGTGCCGCGGAGTCCGCCGAGGCGCTGGAGAAGCAAATGGAAGAGCTCCGCGAGCGCATGGAGGAGATGCGCGGCCAGCAAGGCGAGCAGCCCATGCAGGACGCCCAGCAGGAGATGCAGAAAAACGGCGGCCTTCCTGAGCAGATGCAGGAAAACGCGGAAAAGGTGCGCCAGAACCAGACGCAAGAGGCCCAGCAGCAGCAGCAGGAGATGCGCCGCCAGCTTCGCAAGATGGCCCAGAAGATGCGGGAGTCCAGCTCGCAGATGCAGGGACAGCAGCAGCAGATCGACACTGCTCGGCTCCGCGCCGCGCTTGAAGACGTGCTCACGCTCTCGGCCGAGCAGGAACGTCTCGCAGGCGAGACAGCCGCCACGCCTGGCCGGAGCCCCGCCCTCCGGCCTCTGGCGCGGCGCCAGGCCGAGCTACGCACCGGCCTGCAGCACGTCGCCGATTCGCTCCAATCCATCGGACGCACCGTCCCCCAACTCGGCAGCAAGATCCGCTCCACGACCACGAGCGCCCTCCGCGAGATGGGCGGCGCCGTAGAGGAGTTCGCCGAGCAGCGCTCCGGGCCCGCCGCCGCGCGCCAGAGGACGGCCATGACGAGCCTCAATGAGCTCGCGGTGATGCTCGCCGACGTGCTGAGCCAGCTCCAGAACCAGCAGCAGCAAGGCGGAGGTCAGGGCCAGGGCACGCCTCAGCAGATGCAGCAGATGGGCCAGCAGCAGCAGCAGCTCAACCAACAGATCCAGCAAATGCTGAACCAGAGCGCGGGCGAACGGCTCTCGCGCGACGATCAGCAGCGGATGCGCCAGCTCGCCGAGCAGCAAGAAGCCATCCGTCGCCAACTCAAGCAAATGCTCGAAGGCGCCTCTGGCGGAGGTGGCAACGAGGACGGCGGACCGGGCGGACTCAGCGAGCAGGCGAAAAGCCAGCTCCGCCGAATCGAGGAACAGATGGGCGAGGCGGCCGAGCAGCTCCGCCGTGGCAACCCGGACCCCTCTACGCTTCCCCGCCAGCAGAACATCCTTCAAAAGCTGCTCGAAGCCGAGCGCTCCGCCAACGAGCAGGGCCGCGAGGAGAAACGGGAGGCCGAGACCGCCCGCACTACGCCTCCCCCTGCCTCTGGCGGCACACCGCCGCGGGACCGCCCCGAAGACCGCGTCCGCCGCGATCTCATCCGAGCGCTGGAGAGCGGGTTCTCGCCAGACTACCAGGACCTGATCAAGAGCTACTTCGGGCGCATCCAGGGACGCGCGAGCAATTAG
- a CDS encoding sulfotransferase domain-containing protein, translated as MLPSFLIIGAMKSGTTSLYEYLASHPDTVTPSTKKEPQYFRSDADFSKGLDWYGSLFKGKGSKAFEASTIYTRRHLWSNVPARIKSAIPNVRMIYLMRDPVDRAYSHYVHLYAKRLENAPFSEAIRKHSDYVDTGRYFYQLQAYHEHFPPGQIHLLTLEDLKRDPRAALSEISTFLGIADTFDDSVLARRFNPAADRRTTEREIRLRDAAPHPLLASLVVRAMRPRRPVFERPTMTPEDEAYLMDRLRPDVQQLREHTGRSFAEWRPY; from the coding sequence ATGCTCCCGTCGTTTCTCATCATCGGCGCCATGAAAAGTGGCACCACGAGCCTTTACGAGTACCTCGCCTCCCACCCGGATACCGTCACGCCCTCCACGAAAAAGGAGCCGCAGTACTTCCGGTCAGACGCCGACTTCAGCAAAGGGCTGGACTGGTATGGGAGCCTCTTCAAGGGCAAAGGAAGCAAGGCGTTCGAGGCGTCCACGATCTACACCCGACGGCACTTGTGGAGCAACGTCCCGGCGCGCATCAAGAGCGCGATCCCGAACGTCAGGATGATCTACTTGATGCGGGACCCTGTGGACCGTGCGTACTCGCATTACGTCCACTTGTATGCGAAGCGGTTGGAAAACGCGCCCTTCTCCGAAGCCATCCGAAAGCACTCGGACTACGTCGACACGGGGCGGTATTTCTACCAGTTGCAGGCCTACCACGAGCACTTCCCGCCGGGGCAGATCCACCTCCTTACGCTGGAGGACCTGAAGCGTGATCCCCGCGCGGCTCTCTCCGAGATCAGCACGTTTCTGGGAATCGCCGACACGTTCGACGACTCGGTCCTCGCCCGACGATTCAACCCTGCGGCCGACCGCCGGACTACGGAGCGCGAGATCCGTTTGCGAGACGCTGCACCGCACCCGCTTCTCGCCTCCCTTGTCGTTCGTGCCATGCGCCCGCGCCGGCCCGTGTTTGAACGCCCCACGATGACGCCAGAGGACGAGGCCTACCTCATGGACCGCCTCCGGCCCGACGTACAACAGCTCCGCGAGCACACCGGACGCTCCTTTGCCGAATGGCGACCCTACTGA
- a CDS encoding ABC transporter ATP-binding protein encodes MPEPLSSAPIVSARGLGVALAKRSVLHGLDLDVRPGEWLGIVGPNGSGKTTLLRTLAGLLPYTGSLAVRGRDLRLWRGQDRAREVALVRQQTDLPFAFSVREVVAMGRAPHLGWLSPLAARDKQAVSNAITDLALDALALRPVNALSGGEQQRVLLAQALAQEAPLLLLDEPTAHLDVRHRLDVLDRVRRLVAARASGETASAGGAKTVVAAMHDLEWAARYADRLVVLHGGRIAAEGAPADVLTPALLGDVFGVRAEVEPTASGVRVRYLGRHAPEASELTEIGAPHPTP; translated from the coding sequence GTGCCCGAGCCTCTCTCTTCTGCGCCTATCGTCTCCGCCAGAGGCCTAGGCGTCGCCCTCGCGAAGCGGAGCGTGCTGCACGGGCTGGATCTCGACGTGCGCCCGGGTGAGTGGCTGGGCATCGTGGGCCCCAACGGATCCGGAAAAACGACGCTCCTGCGCACGCTCGCGGGTCTCCTCCCCTACACCGGCAGCCTGGCCGTCCGGGGCCGCGACCTCCGCCTCTGGCGGGGCCAGGACCGTGCGCGCGAGGTCGCGCTCGTGCGACAGCAGACGGACCTGCCGTTCGCGTTCAGCGTGCGCGAGGTGGTGGCGATGGGACGGGCGCCGCACCTGGGCTGGCTTTCGCCTCTGGCGGCGAGAGACAAGCAGGCGGTATCGAATGCAATAACGGATCTGGCGCTGGACGCGCTCGCGCTCCGCCCCGTCAACGCGCTTTCCGGCGGCGAGCAGCAACGCGTCCTACTCGCTCAGGCGCTCGCGCAAGAGGCCCCGCTGCTCTTGCTCGACGAGCCCACCGCGCACCTCGACGTGCGCCACCGCCTCGACGTGCTCGACCGCGTGCGCCGGCTGGTCGCCGCGCGGGCCTCTGGCGAGACGGCGTCCGCCGGAGGCGCCAAAACCGTGGTCGCGGCCATGCACGACTTGGAATGGGCCGCGCGCTATGCCGACCGGCTCGTCGTGTTGCACGGCGGGCGCATCGCCGCAGAGGGCGCACCGGCCGACGTGCTCACGCCCGCACTTCTCGGCGACGTGTTCGGCGTCCGCGCCGAGGTGGAGCCGACGGCCTCTGGCGTGCGGGTCCGGTATCTTGGCCGGCACGCGC